The genomic window TCTCATGTCTGTCTCCATGAGACCATGACCTTCTTATATTGTTTCTGTTGAGTATGAATTTTCAATAATACCATGTTATACCAATGAGAAGGGAGTTGGCTTTGGTCTAGTACAAAGATCACAACAGGATAAGTACTGAAGTGTGGTTAAAATGTTAGTTGGTTCTGTGTATTTGAGTCTCTCGTTTTCATTGTGAACACCTCtactatctctttctcttgtatCAATTAACACTTCAAGTAAGGTACACATATCAGGTAACTCTAGCTAGCCCTTGATTAAAATTGTCAAACACAAAGCTTTAAGGAATTGTGTAGAATACATAGAACTCAAGTCTTCACACAATAGTTTTAGTATGTGAACTCAAGTACTCAATAGTGTTGTGGTCTCAAtctaatatttgaaatttaaaacgGTTATTTTCGcattgtgtttctttcttgatttgagTATAGACAGGAATAAAGGTAGAGCCTTTGGACTGTATGAAGAATATGGcaaagctctgtttttttacgCATTTGTATTAAATGACGTCGTATAAGTCGGAGCACCGAGGGCCTCTCGTTTcatgagagaaacaaaaaatcttatctTTCTGACAACGGTGGTGGTGTGTGATGTTGTCAGCCATGGCAAAGACAGAGCTACAacgatctctctctcttttcttcttcttctgtgtcTGTCTTTAAATAGAGTCTCTTTGAAACGAAGCAGCTTTGTCCTGTTCTGATATCCATGGCTTTACCTTCGTGCTTAAAGACTGGAGCTTTAATGTCTCCGGCCACTGGATTTAATTTTTCCGGCAGTCTTATGAAGTCAGACAGCGGCTTCGCCGTTCCGACAAAGTTACAGAGTACTCGAAAAGGTGAtcgagagagattgagagtcCAAGCTATTTTCAGTTTCCCTCCTGCGTTTCTGACAAGAAACGGTCGAGCTGAGAAACAGAAACAGCTCAAACAAGAACTTCTTGAAGCCATTGAGCCTCTTGAACGTGGTGCTACGGCCTCGCCTGATGACCAGCTTCGGATTGATCaggttctttctctttcttgtggGAACCATTAGGGTCTTGAGAATAGTCTTGGTACACTAGGGTCTAGAGAATGTGATTGAGAGACTAATGCTGAGTGACTCTTGTCTGTATGGAGCCAGTTAGCGCGTAAAGTGGAAGCAGTTAATCCCACCAAGGAGCCTTTGAAGTCTGATTTGGTCAATGGAAAATGGGAGCTCATTTATACAACCTCTGCTTCGATTTTGCAGGCAAAGGTTAGGgcttgtgttgttgttgtgttgtcTAAGTTTGTGTTCTTTTGCCTTGTTGTGTCATTCTCTTTTATCTCTTGAACAATGCAACAGAAACCAAGGTTCTTAAGATCAATAACCAACTACCAATCTATCAATGTGGATACACTTAAGGTGCAAAACATGGAGACTTGGCCTTTCTATAACTCGGTAATGTTTCATTGTGGCTTGACTTGGCTCTTAACAAAGGATTAAGACCAAACTTTTATCATCAATATAGCTCTTTGGAGAGTCTTTGCTTTTTATAAGTAAGATTCCTTTAGCAGAGTTTGTAAAATGAGTCTCATACATTATAGCAAACTACAATGTTTTCATAGGTAACTGGAGACATAAAACCCCTCAATTCGAAGAAGGTTGCTGTGAAACTCCAAGTGTTTAAAATTCTCGGATTTGTAAGTACAAAACTCTTACTGCTATATGTGTATCCACTATAAGAGAACCTTTACTGATTCAGACACCATATGCTTCTGTTACTGATTGGTGTTTGCTGTGCAGATTCCTATAAAAGCACCTGATAGCGCCCGCGGTGAACTTGAGATTACCTATGTGGACGAGGAACTACGGTTAGTAGTGAATgatagttttcattttcatgttttatcaacaaaatatccaaaacgtttgaatattgaaacaatgttgtttttttgcagGTTATCAAGAGGTGACAAAGGGAACTTGTTTATATTGAAGATGTTTGATCCCACTTATCGAATCCCTCTTTGATCTACCAAACAAATGGTACCGAGCCATCCATCATACATACTTGCTACAACTTGCTATGTCTCTCTTCATCATGTATGTAATCtaacataagaaaaattaataagagGGAAAAAATGAGACGAGCTTCTGTCATTGTTTCAACTTGTTCAAATCAAAGATTCTGAATCTTGATTTGGTTGAGCAGTTAGTTCCAATCCTAAACTATGTGATGCTCAAGCAGTACAACAAGAAGACCTTGAAGCTCCTCAAAAATGCTTAGAtcattttctctctatatctcatatttttctttcatctttcattCATGTCTCATGTCTGGTTCCATGACCTTTCTACATTGTTTCTGTTGATTTATGAATCTTCAATAACACTACAAGTTAAACCAATTAGAAGTGAGTTGGTTATGGTCCGGTACAAAGATCACAACCGGAGAAGGATTGAAGAGTGGTCAAAGCGATGGTCAGAGTTGGTTGGTTCCGTCGAAACAGGAAGAAAGGTAGAGCCTTTTTGacaatttgaagaaaatagcAAAGATCTACTTTTCCACATACGTTTTCGACGCCGTAATGAGTCAGAAACAACTAGGGCCTCTCgttttagaagaaaagagagcaaaaaaacCTTATCTTTGTGACTTTCGGTGGTGTGTGTGATGTTGTTGTCGGTCATGGCGAAGACAGAGCT from Arabidopsis thaliana chromosome 3, partial sequence includes these protein-coding regions:
- a CDS encoding Plastid-lipid associated protein PAP / fibrillin family protein (Plastid-lipid associated protein PAP / fibrillin family protein; FUNCTIONS IN: structural molecule activity; INVOLVED IN: biological_process unknown; LOCATED IN: chloroplast thylakoid membrane, chloroplast, plastoglobule; CONTAINS InterPro DOMAIN/s: Plastid lipid-associated protein/fibrillin (InterPro:IPR006843); BEST Arabidopsis thaliana protein match is: plastid-lipid associated protein PAP / fibrillin family protein (TAIR:AT3G26080.1); Has 483 Blast hits to 479 proteins in 86 species: Archae - 0; Bacteria - 99; Metazoa - 0; Fungi - 0; Plants - 334; Viruses - 0; Other Eukaryotes - 50 (source: NCBI BLink).), translated to MALPSCLKTGALMSPATGFNFSGSLMKSDSGFAVPTKLQSTRKGDRERLRVQAIFSFPPAFLTRNGRAEKQKQLKQELLEAIEPLERGATASPDDQLRIDQLARKVEAVNPTKEPLKSDLVNGKWELIYTTSASILQAKKPRFLRSITNYQSINVDTLKVQNMETWPFYNSVTGDIKPLNSKKVAVKLQVFKILGFIPIKAPDSARGELEITYVDEELRLSRGDKGNLFILKMFDPTYRIPL